The Microcebus murinus isolate Inina chromosome 4, M.murinus_Inina_mat1.0, whole genome shotgun sequence genome has a segment encoding these proteins:
- the LOC105859917 gene encoding olfactory receptor 2D3-like, protein MGEENQTHVNEFVFLGLSQDPQTQVLLFFLFLIIYLLTVLGNLLILVLIHIDSRLHTPMYFFLRNLSFADLCFSTTTVPQVLVHFLVRRKTISFAGCSTQIVVLLLVGCTECAILAVMSYDRYVAVCKPLHYSTIMTHWACVRLAVGSWASGAFVSLVDTTFTLRLPYRGNNVINHFFCEPPALLKLASADTYSTEMAIFAMGVVILLAPVSLILVSYWNIISTVIQMQSGEGRLKVFSTCGSHLIVVVLFYGSAIFAYMRPNSKIMNEKDKTISVFYSAVTPMLNPIIYSLRNKDVKGALRRVTAK, encoded by the coding sequence ATGGGAGAAGAGAACCAAACCCATGTGAATGAATTTGTCTTTCTGGGCCTTTCGCAGGACCCACAGACACAAGTcctgctcttcttccttttcctgatCATCTACCTGCTGACGGTGCTGGGAAACCTGCTGATCCTTGTACTCATTCACATTGACTCCAGACTCCACACACCCATGTACTTTTTCCTTAGAAACTTGTCCTTTGCTGATCTCTGTTTTTCTACTACCACAGTCCCCCAGGTGCTAGTCCACTTCCTGGTGAGGAGGAAAACCATTTCCTTTGCTGGATGTTCAACACAGATAGTAGTTTTACTTCTGGTTGGATGTACAGAGTGTGCGATTCTGGCGGTGATGTCCTATGACCGGTatgtggctgtctgcaagccccTGCACTACTCCACCATCATGACACATTGGGCATGTGTCCGGCTGGCCGTAGGGTCCTGGGCCAGTGGAGCATTTGTGTCTCTGGTGGACACCACATTCACATTGCGTCTGCCTTACCGAGGAAACAATGTCATTAACCATTTTTTTTGTGAACCTCCTGCCCTCTTGAAGCTGGCTTCAGCGGACACATACAGCACAGAAATGGCCATCTTTGCAATGGGTGTGGTAATCCTCCTGGCTCCTGTCTCCCTCATCCTTGTCTCCTACTGGAATATTATCTCCACTGTGATCCAGATGCagtctggggaggggaggctcaAGGTCTTCTCCACCTGTGGTTCTCACCTCATTGTCGTCGTTCTCTTCTATGGCTCAGCAATATTTGCCTACATGAGGCCAAACTCCAAGATAATGAATGAAAAGGATAAAACCATCTCTGTGTTCTACTCAGCAGTGACACCCATGCTGAACCCCATTATTTATAGCCTGAGGAACAAGGAT
- the LOC105859890 gene encoding olfactory receptor 6B9, protein MWKENITNISEFILVGFPTAPWLQVLLFFLFLITYLFVLLENLVIILTVWVTGSLHKPMYYFLGTMSFLEAWYISVTVPKMLAGFLFRPNTISFLGCMTQLYFFISLACTECVLLAAMAYDRYVAICWPLRYPVMMTTGLCVQLTISSWVSGFTISMAKVYFISQVAFCGNNILNHFFCDVSPILKLACMDLSMAEMVDFVLAIVILVFPLSATVLSYAFIVSTILHIPSATGQRKAFSTCASHLTVVVIFYTAVIFMYVRPRAISSFNSNKLISAIYAVFTPMLNPIIYCLRNKEVKDAIRKTIATGRDLFLRDSFC, encoded by the coding sequence ATGTGGAAGGAAAACATCACCAATATTAGTGAGTTCATCCTGGTGGGCTTCCCTACTGCTCCCTGGCTGCAGGTtctgctcttcttcctcttcctcatcaccTACTTGTTTGTGCTACTGGAAAATCTGGTTATCATCCTTACTGTATGGGTCACTGGGTCCCTGCACAAGCCCATGTACTATTTTCTGGGTACCATGTCCTTTCTGGAGGCCTGGTATATATCTGTCACAGTCCCCAAGATGCTGGCTGGATTCCTATTTCGTCCCAATACTATCTCCTTTCTGGGATGCATGACTCAGCTCTATTTCTTCATCTCCCTTGCCTGTACTGAATGTGTGCTTTTGGCTGCCATGGCCTACGACCGTTACGTGGCCATATGTTGGCCTCTTCGCTATCCTGTCATGATGACGACAGGGCTTTGTGTCCAACTGACCATCAGTTCCTGGGTGAGTGGCTTCACCATCTCCATGGCAAAGGTATACTTCATCTCCCAAGTTGCCTTCTGTGGCAATAATATCTTAAACCATTTTTTCTGTGATGTGTCACCTATCCTTAAACTGGCCTGCATGGACTTATCTATGGCTGAGATGGTAGACTTTGTGCTAGCCATTGTCATCCTTGTGTTTCCTCTCTCAGCCACTGTTCTTTCCTATGCTTTCATTGTCTCTACCATCCTGCACATTCCCTCAGCCACTGGGCAGCGgaaggccttctccacctgtgcATCTCACCTTACAGTGGTGGTCATCTTCTACACAGCTGTGATCTTCATGTACGTCCGACCTCGagccatttcttcatttaattctaataaatTGATCTCAGCCATATATGCAGTCTTTACTCCCATGCTCAACCCTATTATCTACTGCCTGAGGAACAAGGAGGTCAAGGATGCCATCAGAAAAACCATAGCAACTGGCCGAGATCTGTTCTTGAGAGATTCTTTTTGCTGA
- the LOC105859891 gene encoding olfactory receptor 6B9-like, with the protein MLEINITLVSEFILVGFPTAPWLQVLLFFLFFVVYLLIVIENLVIMLTVWVTGSLHKPMYYFLSSMSFLEIWYVSVTVPKMLDGFLLQRRRISFTGCMTQLYFFISLACTECVLLAAMAYDRYVAICHPLRYSVIMTTSYCMQLVAFSYMSGFTVSVIKVYFISHVAFCGSNVMNHFFCDISPILKLACKDMSIAELVDFALAIVILVFPLITTVLSYIYIVSTILRIPSTQGRKKAFSTCASHLTVVIIYYTAMIFMYVRPRAIASFNSNKLISAVYAVLTPMLNPFIYCLRNQEVKNAIKKTLSGGHCLLLSSALLPRGRDNVPCRISFP; encoded by the coding sequence ATGCTGGAGATAAACATCACTCTGGTCAGTGAATTCATCCTGGTAGGCTTCCCCACTGCCCCATGGCTGCAAGtcctgctcttcttcctcttctttgtgGTCTATCTGTTAATAGTAATAGAGAATCTTGTAATCATGCTCACTGTTTGGGTCACTGGCTCCCTTCATAAGCCAATGTACTATTTCCTAAGTAGCATGTCCTTTCTGGAGATCTGGTATGTCTCTGTCACAGTCCCCAAGATGCTGGACGGATTCCTGCTGCAGAGACGGCGCATCTCCTTCACAGGTTGCATGACCCAGCTCTACTTCTTTATCTCACTTGCCTGCACAGAGTGTGTGCTCCTGGCAgccatggcctatgaccgctatgtggccatctgccacCCTCTGCGATACTCAGTCATCATGACCACAAGTTATTGTATGCAGCTGGTGGCTTTCTCCTACATGAGTGGTTTCACTGTCTCTGTCATTAAGGTCTATTTCATTTCACATGTTGCTTTCTGTGGCTCCAATGTTATGAATCATTTTTTCTGTGATATCTCACCAATCCTCAAACTGGCATGCAAAGACATGTCCATAGCTGAGCTAGTGGACTTTGCTTTGGCTATTGTCATTCTTGTGTTCCCTCTCATCACCACTGTCCTCTCCTATATCTACATTGTCTCCACCATTCTGCGTATACCTTCCAcccagggaaggaagaaggccttctccacctgcgcATCCCACCTCACTGTAGTTATAATTTATTACACAGCCATGATTTTCATGTATGTCCGGCCCAGAGCTATTGCATCATTTAATTCCAACAAATTAATCTCAGCTGTGTATGCAGTTCTCACACCCATGCTAAATCCATTCATCTACTGCCTAAGGAACCAGGAAGTCAAGAACGCTATCAAAAAGACCTTGAGTGGTGGCCACTGCCTCCTGCTCAGCTCAGCCCTGCTGCCTCGAGGAAGAGACAATGTCCCATGCAGGATATCATTCCCATGA
- the LOC105859916 gene encoding olfactory receptor 2D3-like gives MGKENQTYVTEFILLGLSSDHQTQILLFVIFLFIYLLTVLGNLLIILLIHVDARLHTPMYFLLKNLSFVDLCFSTTIVPQLLFHLLVMRKTISFTRCLIQMVLFLIMGCTESSLLAAMAYDRYVAVCKPLHYSTLMTQSICLQLVIGSWASGAFVSLVDTTFTLFLPYQGQNIINHYFCEPPALLKLATADTYSTEMAIFAMGVVILLGPVSLILFSYWNIISTVIQIQSGKKRLKVISTCGSHFIVVFFFYGSTIFTYMQPNSKKMNEGDKVISVFYSVITSMMNPFIYSLRNKDVKEAFRKVFGR, from the coding sequence ATGGGCAAAGAAAACCAAACATATGTGACTGAATTTATCTTGCTAGGCCTTTCTTCAGATCATCAGACCCAGATCTTGCTGTTTGTGATATTTCTCTTCATCTATCTGCTGACCGTGCTTGGGAATCTTCTCATTATCCTCCTAATTCATGTTGATGCTCGACTTCACACACCAATGTACTTCTTACTTAAAAATTTGTCATTTGTTGATCTCTGCTTCTCTACTACTATTGTTCCCCAATTGCTATTCCATTTGCTGGTCATGAGAAAGACCATTTCTTTTACTAGGTGCTTGATTCAGATGGTTTTGTTCCTAATAATGGGGTGTACAGAGAGTTCACTTCTAGCAGcgatggcctatgaccgctatgtggctgtctgcaagccccTACACtattccaccctcatgacccagaGCATTTGTCTTCAGCTAGTCATAGGGTCCTGGGCCAGTGGAGCATTTGTGTCTTTAGTAGACACCACAttcactttatttcttccttaccaGGGACAGAATataattaatcattatttttgtgAGCCTCCTGCCCTCCTGAAGCTGGCTACCGCAGATACCTACAGCACAGAAATGGCCATCTTTGCAATGGGTGTGGTAATCCTCCTCGGTCCTGTCTCTCTTATCCTTTTCTCTTACTGGAATATTATCTCCACTGTGATTCAAATACAGTCGGGGAAGAAGAGGCTCAAGGTCATCTCTACGTGTGGTTCccatttcattgttgttttcttcttctatGGGTCAACAATATTTACCTACATGCAGCctaattcaaagaaaatgaatgaggGGGACAAGGTGATCTCAGTGTTCTACTCAGTCATAACATCCATGATGAACCCTTTCATTTATAGCCTAAGGAACAAGGATGTGAAGGAGGCATTTAGGAAAGTATTTGGAAGATAG